The following proteins are encoded in a genomic region of Limanda limanda chromosome 22, fLimLim1.1, whole genome shotgun sequence:
- the pnp5a gene encoding purine nucleoside phosphorylase 5a: MFPEANKGYSYEDCKLTSDWLLAQTDVRPLVGIVCGSGLGGLADMLKDQVVFNYKDIPNFPQSTVHGHAGRLVFGTLRGRPCVCMQGRFHLYEGYAIQKITLPMRIFKLLGVNTVMLTNAAGGLNQDFKVGDIMIIKDHLNMPGFAGNNPLAGPNDERFGVRFPCMSDAYDRELQQLAMDVGQELGYGDFLKEGVYCVLGGPSFETIAEVRMLHRLGADAVGMSTAPEVIVARHCGMRVFALSLITNKAVMDYDSEEKANHEEVLHIGKQRAEQLERLVSTMVTRLEHNNDCV; this comes from the exons ATGTTTCCAGAGGCGAACAAAGG CTACAGCTACGAGGACTGTAAGCTcacctctgattggctgctggccCAGACGGACGTGCGCCCCCTGGTGGGCATCGTGTGCGGCTCCGGCCTGGGGGGGCTGGCCGACATGCTGAAGGACCAGGTGGTCTTCAACTACAAGGACATCCCCAACTTCCCCCAGAGCACCG tTCACGGACACGCCGGGCGCCTGGTGTTCGGAACGCTGAGGGGCCGGCCCTGCGTCTGCATGCAGGGCCGCTTCCACCTGTACGAGGGCTACGCCATCCAGAAG ATCACGCTGCCCATGCGGATCTTCAAGCTGCTCGGCGTGAACACGGTGATGCTGACCAACGCCGCCGGGGGTCTGAACCAGGACTTCAAGGTGGGAGACATCATGATCATCAAAGACCACCTCAACATGCCGGGCTTCGCCGGCAACAACCCGCTGGCCGGGCCCAACGACGAGAG GTTTGGCGTGCGGTTCCCGTGCATGTCCGACGCCTACGACcgggagctgcagcagctcgccATGGACGTGGGCCAGGAGCTCGGGTACGGAGACTTCCTGAAGGAGGGCGTGTACTGCGTGCTGGGCGGACCCTCGTTCGAAACCATCGCCGAGGTCCGCATGCTGCACCGACTCGGCGCCGACGCTGTTG GCATGAGCACCGCCCCCGAGGTCATCGTGGCACGCCACTGCGGCATGCGCGTCTTCGCCCTGTCGCTGATCACCAACAAGGCGGTGATGGACTACGACAGCGAGGAGAAGGCTAACCACGAGGAGGTGCTGCACATCGGGAAGCAGCGGGCGGAGCAGCTGGAGCGGCTGGTGTCCACCATGGTGACGAGGCTGGAGCACAACAACGACTGCGTCTGA